A genomic stretch from Candidatus Schekmanbacteria bacterium includes:
- a CDS encoding TIGR04013 family B12-binding domain/radical SAM domain-containing protein, whose translation MKKNTALLFYYNKENRYGINALAGSIECCEDLLQDIDIVFPYDEDVLYKTTEKLVKSHEKIILCFSFFTTQLWDIKRMLNKLRKDHGKHIHCIAGGPHPTGAPAGTLAMGFDVVALGEGEGTLRDIVSAIKNDGNLSDVKGIAYIDDKKNVCYNAHRPPLELDSFTPFSVKYNKIGPIEITRGCRFSCSYCQTPNIFPGKPRHRSVETIFEYVEIMKKLKRKTFRFISPDALSYGSPDGRKVNLAKIYELLSGVRKISGKSGRIIFGFFPSEIRPEHVTTESMELITRFTHNNRFAIGAQSGSERMLERCRRGHTVDDIYNAARIIKGAGKMVIVDFIFGMPGETAHDIQDTIKVMRDLVDMDATIHAHTFTPLPATPFANEPAGKVSPEVIAAVNSFMPSGRAFGDWQAQEQMAGKIAEYLQNTQIKQS comes from the coding sequence GTGAAAAAAAATACTGCACTTCTTTTTTATTACAATAAAGAAAACAGATATGGAATAAACGCCCTTGCAGGTAGCATTGAGTGCTGTGAAGACTTGCTGCAGGATATAGATATTGTATTCCCCTATGATGAAGATGTGCTTTATAAAACAACAGAGAAACTTGTTAAATCCCATGAAAAAATCATTCTATGTTTTTCTTTTTTCACAACCCAGCTCTGGGATATTAAGAGAATGCTTAATAAGCTCAGAAAAGATCATGGAAAGCATATTCACTGTATTGCAGGGGGACCGCATCCCACTGGAGCTCCAGCCGGAACACTTGCAATGGGGTTTGACGTCGTAGCGCTGGGGGAAGGTGAGGGGACTCTCCGGGACATTGTTAGCGCAATTAAAAATGATGGGAACTTAAGTGATGTAAAAGGGATCGCATATATAGATGATAAAAAAAATGTCTGTTACAATGCCCACCGTCCGCCGCTCGAGCTCGACAGCTTCACCCCCTTTTCAGTGAAATACAATAAGATCGGACCAATCGAAATCACAAGAGGATGCAGGTTTTCCTGCTCATACTGTCAGACGCCGAATATTTTCCCCGGCAAACCGCGTCACCGGAGTGTTGAAACAATTTTTGAGTATGTTGAGATTATGAAAAAATTGAAGAGGAAAACATTCAGGTTCATCTCGCCCGATGCTCTTTCATACGGCTCTCCCGACGGACGGAAGGTCAATTTGGCGAAGATTTATGAGCTTCTCTCAGGTGTGAGAAAAATATCAGGCAAATCAGGGCGCATAATCTTTGGCTTTTTTCCATCAGAGATAAGACCAGAGCATGTGACAACTGAAAGCATGGAACTGATAACGCGATTTACTCACAACAACAGGTTTGCTATAGGCGCGCAGTCAGGAAGTGAAAGAATGCTGGAGCGATGCAGGCGCGGACATACTGTTGATGACATCTATAATGCAGCGAGAATAATAAAAGGAGCGGGAAAGATGGTGATAGTTGATTTCATCTTTGGAATGCCCGGAGAAACAGCGCATGACATACAAGATACCATAAAAGTCATGCGCGACCTTGTAGATATGGATGCAACCATCCATGCCCACACATTCACACCTCTCCCCGCAACCCCGTTTGCCAACGAACCAGCAGGGAAGGTGAGCCCTGAAGTCATCGCCGCAGTAAACAGCTTCATGCCATCAGGCAGAGCTTTCGGCGACTGGCAGGCACAGGAGCAAATGGCAGGCAAGATTGCAGAATATCTCCAAAATACTCAGATAAAGCAGAGCTAA